The Choloepus didactylus isolate mChoDid1 chromosome 7, mChoDid1.pri, whole genome shotgun sequence genome segment AGTGGATGAGTGAATTAGGAAGGTGTAATGCAGTTGGGAGTTCTCCAGTTGTCTCCTCCTCAGCTCTGCTGTCTCCTCTGCTCCCTTAGCTGGCGCTCCGTGGACCCCCCGGCCCCATGGGATACACGGGCCGTCCTGGACCCTTGGTGAGTGAGTAGGGTATTGGGGTAGAGGatcttttcttgtgtgtgtggatgtgtgaaCATTTCTGTAAAGGGGCCAGACTGAAGGTAGTTTtgcttctttggggaagaaatcaCTGTTGGGTGTGTCCTCCAACATAGCCAACTTTTCCCTCTCACAGGGGCAACCTGGGAGCCCTGGTCTGAAAGGAGAATCTGGAGACCTAGGACCTCAGGTGACCACTGCCCTCACAATCCAATCCTCAAACCCAGTGTTTCGCCCAGTGTCTATGACCCTTAACCCagtgcttgtctctcccttctccaggGCCCCAGAGGACCCCAGGGCCTCTCAGGCCCTCCTGGCAAGGCTGGGCGAAGAGTGAGTGGCccagtgggtggggggtgggatgggaagtGGGTGCGAGATGGGGTATGGAGCATGGGGCACTGTGCTCTTGTTTGCTCTGATACTTCCCTTGCACCTCCAGGGTCGAGCAGGTGCTGATGGAGCCCGAGGGATGCCTGGAGAACCTGGAGTGAAGGTAACAGAGCTTGGATCCCTCTCTGACGCGTGTAgctcccacccctgcctgggcTCATTCATTTTCTGTGGATGACCTGGTTCCCCAGGTTCCCCCATGATGCAGCCCTTCCCCACTCATGACATGATAGGAGAGGGGTGAGGGTAGAAAAGGGGCTGGGCCCTCACTCTGCCCCTCTTCTCCACAGGGCGACCGAGGTTTTGATGGACTCCCAGGGCTGCCTGGGGAGAAGGGACACAGGGTGAGTATACAGGGGTAGGGTATTTTGGGTAGAGCGGAGATATTCAGCTGGAAATGAGGGAGTGTCTTAAGTCAAGGAAAGGAGGCTGGGAGTCCAATAGGAACTCAATGAATGTAATCAGTTGGCTAATTGAAGAGGGTCAGTGTCTGCCTGTGTTGGGGGCTCTGAGGCCCCTCTTACCTGTTCCCCCATTTTTCAGGGTGAGACTGGTGCCCAGGGCCTTTCTGGGCCCCCTGGCGAGGATGGAGAGCGGGTGAGTATTGTGGTAGGCAGGGGCTCTGTGCGGGAGAGGTCTGAAGGATTGTCTGCTTTATCATGTCCTCTTCTAGGGAGACGATGGGGAGATTGGGCCTCGGGGGCTGCCTGGAGAGTCGGTGAGTGTCCAGGAAGTCAGGTTGGGGAGGGGGTTCTCTGGGGAGGCCAAGAGAGGGGTGTGGGCATGGAAGGGACACTTTCTCTCTCACCCATGCCTGCCTTCTCCTCCCCTCACCTGGAATACAGGGACCTCGAGGTCTCCTTGGCCCCAAAGGCCCACCTGGTATTCCTGGACCCCCAGTAAGTGACTGTCCCTGATCTCTGACCCTGCCTACCCCCTGACCTCTCCAACTTTCCACCCTTCCTAACTGCTCCCCCTCCCTGTGagctcccccatccccaccagtCTCCTGGTCCCCCCTGCCCCACTTCAGCCTTCACCCCCAGATGCCCTTGGAGAGCCATGTGGTGCAGTGTACCAAGGGCTCTGAGTgtagccaaaacaaaacaaaacaaaacaacaaaaacaaaaaaaacctcaagaaaaacaaaacaaaccccacAAACCCACAGATGTAGACCCACGCCCTGTGGATCTGGGCTGGCTATGTTTGCTTAGGTTTGGGATGGATTGGAGGTCTGGCTGATAGGTGCCCACTGTGTCCGCCCTCTGGAATGGCCGGGCCCCTCAGGAACCACAGGCCTCTCCAGGGCCTGCGCCCCATCTCCCAGCCTGCTCACGCCCCTCTTGTGTTTCAGGGAGTCCGAGGCATGGATGGTCCCCATGGCCCCAAAGGGAGCTTGGTGAGTGGTGAACATGGGAGAGCCCACCCCAATCCTTAGACCCCTGGGTCTCTTTGCCACCATTTTGATCCCCTCTCTGCTTCCCAGTCTTGCTCTCTTGGCCTTCCCTGCTGGGCCTGAGCTCTCGGCCCTTAGCTTGTTCTGTCACCACCTTCTTCTGACCCCGACCTGGTTATCTGTTTCTAGGGACCCCAGGGAGAGCCAGGACCTCCTGGGCAACAGGGCACTCCTGGAACCCAGGTAGGTGGCTCTGCCCATCCCTCCCCAGCTTCAGTGACCTCCCCACAGTTTCCACAATGATCAGACCCTGGATGGGGACAGGGAATTAAGAGGCTCAGGCCCTCGATGTTCATGCTCTGAACTGAAGCGGGGAGGCTGGCTGGAGGAGAGAGTGGCCCATCCCCGTGGGCCCCCCGTGACTTCTCTCTCCCTGTGCGTAGGGTCTCCCCGGGCCCCAGGGTGCCATCGGCCCTCATGGAGAGAAGGTAAGTGACTCAGCGATGTCGGGGTAGGGGGTGTGCTGAGAGTGGGGGCTGTTGGAACttgagtgtgtgtgtctgggaCTTGAGCTGTGATCAGACCTGGCCCCTCTGGTGACCCTCCTGGTCTTCCTGCAGGGTCCTCAAGGGAAACCAGGGCTCCCTGGCATGCCTGGCTCAGATGGACCCCCGGTGAGTGAGCTCCCACCTCTGATTCCAATTCCCTTGACCCTTCACCCCAGGGAGTGACCTCTGAGCTCCCCTGTGGCTGTCAGTACAGTGGTCCCTCACACTGGGAGGTCACTGGTGGCACCTGCCCATGGTCAGTCCCTTCATTAGGTCACAGGGGCCCCTCTGGGTTGGAGGAAGTGTAGGAAGGGCTGCAGAGAGGGGGCCAGGGGCCAGTGGCCACATTCTCCATCTCCTACCCCCAGGGTCACCCTGGCAAGGAAGGTCCCCCTGGAACCAAAGGAAACCAGGTGAGATCTTGCACACCTCCTTACACCTCCTGAAGGCCTCCAGTCCTTGGGATTTCCTTATTGTCCTTCATGTGGTCTGACGATATTCTCCAGCCCTGTGGCCTATGACCCTTTCCAGACTCCGGTGTTGCTGTCACTTGCATTTCTCCTGCCCCCCGAGGCCCCCACAGCGACACCCTGGGACCCCTGTATGaactcctctctttcttcttccagggTCCGTCCGGCCCCCAGGGTCCCCTGGGATACCCAGGACCTCGTGGCGTCAAGGTAAGTGCCCATCCAGGCTGGGGAGATGGAAGCCTGCAGTCAGGGGAGCGAGCGGGGGTCTGCGGAGTTCAGTGCCTTGCACCCCACCTCCATCtcctcacctctctctctctgccccccttGAATTCTAGGGTGTGGATGGAATTCGGGGTCTGACGGGCCATAAGGGTGAAAAGGTGAGTGATATGCCCCCAGCTTCCCAGCACCTcaagccctgccctgccccagcctttccgacctccctccctccagcctgccccccacctccagctcctgactcccctctcccacccctgtTCCCTGAAACCTTCCATTTTAACCCCCAAGCCCTCCATCATCTGTGGCGTCCTCTCACCCCCAACTTTCTCAGGGAGAGGATGGCTTTCCCGGGTTCAAAGGTGACATGGGCGTGAAAGGTGACAGGGTGAGTAGAAACCCCACGCGGGGCCCCCAGGTCCATGCCCCAGTGACCCTCCACATAGGACTCCCCAGTCACGCCCTTGACCCCCTGACTCCCCGACTCCCTGAATCCAGTGCTCTGCGCCCTTTAGAGGGGTCCGGGTCACACCCACCCTCCAATTACAGCTCTCCCTGCCCCTGTGGGGCCCCCCAACCTCCCCACCAACCCCACTCAGCCTCTCCTCTAgggcccaccccccacctccagtccccgacactccctctcccaccctctcACCCAGGGCGAGGTTGGGGTCCCCGGTTCCAGGGGAGAGGATGGTCCCGAGGGGCCGAAAGGACGCACTGGACCCACCGGAGACCCTGGCCCCCCGGGGCTCATGGGCGAGAAGGTGATGGGGGATGCGGGACCATGCCTGGGCTTGCTAGGGATGAGGGGGTGCGGGGTCAGGATGGGCGTGGGGGTGCCAGCAGCCGGAGTCAGCAAGTCAGTGGGAGATGACCGCACATTTATTTTGTTCCTCTTGGTGTATAGAGCACCTCCTGGGCACTAAGGGGTAGAAGGGGGTGAATAAGAAGTCAAGGAAAAGTCCATCATGAAGAGTTTACAACAGATGGTGGAGACAAGGCATAGAGCATAGGATGAGTGGCTCCAGTGCAAGACAGAGTGAAAATGAGTTCCCAGAGGGAAGGAGTTAAGGAGGAGGTGAGGGCTGAGATCTCCAGACTGAGCCCTCGCTGAGTCGCTGCCCGCCTGGTCATGACCGTCCCATGAGGCAGGGGCGCCATTGGCTCCTGTTTTGCAGATTAAGAGCTGGAGGCACAGGGAGGTTGAGATGCTTGTTAATCTAGCAGCCAgtgaggggcagagccagggcGGGAGCCTGGCTGCAGAGTCCTGGCTCCCAGCCATGGCTGCCTAGCAGGACTGGCCTTGCAGCAGAAGGAGGGAGCTGGGGTGGTGCCCAGCATGGTATGGAGCCCTGGAGGAGACGGGCCTGTGGGGAGCCGGAGTGTGTGATGGGGAAGACGGCAGCTGCGCCTGGGAGGAAGGCAGCAGCTAGACCACAGCGGGCACTGCAGGACTCCATGAAGCCGCAGACTTTGGTCTCCTGACGGGGGAGTTAAAATTCGAGCATTAGAACTGGAGAGATTACAAAGGCCAGGCTGGTGGGGCTGGAAGAGGACGAGCCAGGGGCTGGGGTTTGGTGGGGAGTCTGTTGCTGCGTGGGGGATGGCTCCCATCTCTGAGGGCCGGGGTCTCCAGGGTGGAGTGTATCTGTGGCCCCTCCCCCTCCTAATTGCTCCCCATCTCTTTCCAGGGCAAGCTGGGCGTTCCTGGCCTGCCTGGCTACCCCGGACGCCAGGGTCCCAAGGTGAGGTGATGTCCCATTTGTGCCCCCTCCTCCTACTCTGTTCCCTGACCCCTGATTCAAGGAAGCCCAGACTGAAGGAGCAGTGGGAACCCAGAGAGCATAGTCCaacccattctacagatgaggaaacaggcccagagCACAGCAGGGGGTTGTCTGAGGTCACCCATCACTGGCAGAGCCCAGGTCTCCCACACTGCTGCCTCCATGGCCTCTCCTGTCCCTGCCCCATCCTGACTtctcaaaatttcccctttcccacCCTCTTCAGGGGTCCCTAGGATTTCCTGGATTTCCTGGAGCCAGTGGAGAGAAGGGAGCCCGGGTAAGCTGGTGGGGcgtggagggtgggagggagaggaagggggtgggagggCTGGGTGGGGCGGGGCTTGGAGAGGGCTCTATGGGGGGCCATCCTGTGGGTGATGTGCTCTGTCTGCTTCATTCCCACCAGGGCCTGTCGGGGAAATCAGGACCTCGGGGAGAACGGGGCCCCACGGTGAGTGCAGAGTCAGATGGACATGTGGCTCAAGATGCAAGGTGGGTACATGGGTTTTTTGACTGTCCGCGTCCTCTCTCTCTAGGGTCCACGGGGTCAGCGAGGACCCCGAGGCGCCACTGGGAAGTCTGGAGCTAAGGTTAGAGGTCCTCGGCCTCCATCCTCCCGCTGCCTACGTATTCCTCAGTTCCCCTCAACCTCTCTGGCCTTGGCCTGGCTAGAAAGCAGTTTCTCCTACCTCCTGACTCTGTCCTCTTCCCCAACAGGGAACATCGGGCGGTGATGGCCCCCACGGGCCCCCTGGAGAGAGGGTGAGTGTGGCTTGGGGCCTCCCTGCTCCCCTGTGCTGTCCAGGGAGCCTGAGTGGAGCCAGCCCCTCCTTACTGCAGGGAGGAAACTGTTCCCCTGCCCAGTACCCGCTCCCCTATCCTCCTGACTCAGTCCATCTCTGTCTCTAGGGTCTTCCTGGACCTCAAGGCCCCAGTGGATTTCCTGGTCCCAAAGGACCCCCGGTAAGTTGACTTCTGACTCACCTGGTTCTGTGACCCTTTATTCCCCAACCCCCTTCCCATCCTCGATTTACCTGACATCTGAACCCCTTCCAGGGCCCCCCTGGGAAGGACGGGCTGCCAGGGCACCCGGGCCAGAGAGGAGAAGTGGTAAGTGGTGCCCCTGACCCTAAGTTCCCTAGACCCTCAAACCCCAGAACCCTATGGAAGGCCCACCAAGGAGGTTCTCCTGCAGAGTGGAGAGCTCCCAGGCAGCTCAGACCCATGGCCAAGGACGTGGCAGTGGCCTTGCTCCTTCCTCTGGAACCTGGGGATCTGTCCTACAATGTCCGCTGCCTGCTCTGACCTCTCGCTGCTCTCTTCCTCTCTCAGGGTTTCCAAGGGAAGACTGGCCCCCCTGGCCCCCCAGGGGTGGTGGGACCACAGGTATGTTTGCCCCCTAGAGAGAACGGACCCCAGACCCTGGAGCTAGTCTGCTCCTCTACCTCCGTTTCCCCAACAtgcacccctgcccctgccctgcctgaCCTGGATCCCTGGGGCTGGAGTAAGTGGTGGGGGCTGGAATTCAGGGCAGCGGTCCTGAACCTCAGTCTGTTTTCGGGGTCAACTCTCATCTCCTCCTGGAGAAGAGGCAGTTCCCTACCAGGGACACAAGGTGGCGCAGTCACCCACTTGGGGGAAGAAAACCAGCAGCGTCCAGCAGCCCCCAGAGCTCCCCAGGAATTTCCTGGCAGCGCTGGGGCAGGGACCAAGGGGCTctagaggggtgtgtgtgtgtgtgtgtgtgtttgtgtgtgtgtgtggagagaggcTGTGGGTATTTTAGGATGGCCAGGGTTGGCTCTTTGGGCAGACAGTGGGTGGAAGGGTCTGAGATTGAGGTTTCTTTCCAGGGAGCCGCGGGAGAGACGGGGCCCATGGGGGAGAGAGGCCACCCAGGACCGCCAGGCCCCCCTGGAGAGCAGGGACTACCTGGGACAGCCGGAAAGGAAGGAACAAAGGTCAGcaaggggctggggttggggtctGAAGGGAATGGGGTGGAGATCTCTCTGTCCAGTTTGGAGCATGGCTGTGGTTcatcctctctcctttccttccagggAGACCCCGGCCCCCCGGGGGCCCCAGGGAAGGATGGTCCTGCTGGTCTGAGGGGCTTCCCGGGAGAGAGGGGCCTCCCGGGCACTGCTGTGAGTGTGACCCCAAATACCGTGACGAGTCCCCACACACCCCAATACCTCTCAGCATCACCCCCAGTCCCGTCGCTGAGCCTGTGTCTCTCCCTGACCCTCATCTTCCCTGCATGTCTCCTGGACCCCCATTCCTTTGATGGCTCACCTTCCCCCCTCAAAATCTCTGCTTCTCAGGGTGGACCTGGTTTGAAGGGGAATGAAGGTCCGGCTGGCCCCCCTGGCCCTGCAGTGAGTCTGGGGTCCCTGGGAGGGGGGCAGTGGCGGGACCCAGGAAAGGGGGCAGGTGAGGAAAGGTGTGGAGAAGCTTCTAGAGCTGGGCAGGGACCATGGGACTGGGCAGAGGGGGCCGAGTGTCAGCCAGAAGGCATCTGGTTAGGGGCTCTCTGGTGTGGGTGGACTGGGGTCTCCTCCCTGGGTGTCTGACTCCATCGCCCCTCTCAGGGCTCCCCTGGGGAGCGAGGTGCAGCAGGATCGGGGGGACCCATTGGCCCCCCAGGGCGTCCAGGACCGCAGGGTCCCCCTGGAGCAGCAGGAGAGAAAGGTGTCCCGGTGAGTGGGGGGTGGACCCTGGGAGGGAGTTGGGGGGTGTCTGTGAGTCGAGGGGTGATGGGGGGCCATGGAGGGTTGCGTAATGGAGGGTTTCCTGTGTgggtgtttgggggtgggggtcgcCTCCAGGCCGTGACTCCTTTTCACATGCCCTGCAGGGTGAGAAGGGCCCCATCGGTCCCACTGGCCGCGATGGGGTCCAGGGTCCTGTGGGGCTTCCTGGTCCTGCCGGGCCCCCAGGTGTGGCCGGAGAGGATGGAGACAAGGTGAGGGAGCCCACAGACCCCGGGCTCAAGCTTCTTTCCAGGTGGGAGCGCTGATCTGGGCACGACCCCTGAGCCCTCTCTCGTTATTCTCCTTTCCCCCAcatcttgtctgtttctcctCCCAGGGTGAGGTGGGAGACCCTGGACAGAAGGGCACCAAAGGGAACAAGGGTGAACATGTGAGTGTCCATGACCTTTGACCTCTGACCTCCCTGCCGCCTGGTCTTTCTCCTTGTCTTGGTGTCTCTgactctcttcctcccccaggGCCCTCCCGGACCCCCTGGACCCATTGGTCCTGTGGGGCAGCCTGGAGCAGCGGTGAGTGCCTGatgaccccccccccctccccgaggCCCTGGCAGCCTCTGGACAGCCCTCGGTTCCCCTCTGCCctcggggctggggctgggggttgggggctCGGGGCTGGTGCCAGCTCTGTGTGGGGCTTGTGGAGAGAAGAGATCTGACCCACGACCCATCCCTGTGTCCTTGTCCCTGCCCCCCAGGGAGCAGATGGGGAGCCCGGAGCTCGGGGACCCCAGGGACACTTTGGAGCCAAAGGTGACGAAGGAACGAGAGGATTCAATGGGCCCCCAGGACCTATTGGCCTCCAGgtgagttgggggtggggacaggggctGGGGGGGGTCAGGGTGGGGCTGATGTCTGCCCGGGACCCCTTGGGCCGCCAGAGGGGAGGGAGCAGTGGAGCCCGCCACCTCGGGCCGTGCTTCTGCGGGCTGGTCACCAGGTCCGGTGTTGTGTCCCTGCCTAGGGCTTGCCAGGCCCcttgggggagaagggagaaacagGAGACGTGGGCCCCATGGTGAGTGAGACCCCGCTGATGGTGCGTGACCCCTCCCAACCCCGGCCCCACCTGCTAATCACCCTCTCCTGCGCATCCAGCACCCCCAACACCCTGCTTTCTCTGAAACTCCTGGCTGCTCCCCTCCCCATCTCTTTTCTGCCAAGGACCTCTGCTTCTCCTGACCACCCTCCACCCTctggccctgcccaccccctctTTTCTCAATTCCCTTCCCCATCCCGGGGTATCTCTTTCTCCCTAGGGACCACCTGGCCCCCCAGGACCTCGAGGCCCAGCTGGACCCAATGGAGCTGATGTGAGTCCTCCCAGCCCCTTGCCCCTTCAGGTCATTGTGGCCAAACCCCTGTCTCCCTTTCCCCAGGCTGTAAACTCCAGTCTCATCTCAGGGGCCAAGGAGGTCACTGATGCCTGGGAAGACCCCACTGTCTCACTGCCTTCTTTGCTGTTGTGGCCTTGGGGCCCTCACCAGGCCCCCATCCCCTGGAATGGCACCCCTCACCCCAAGTAGTGACCCCTACTTCTGTTCCCCCTCCAGGGTCCACAAGGTCCCCCAGGAGGTGTTGGGAACCTGGGTCCCCCTGGAGAGAAGGTAACTGGGAAAGGGGTGAATGGACAGGTctgaggggaggagaaggaggtgaACTCCTGTCAATTTTTGTTGGGGGTGCAGGATAGAATGAAGTGtggggggattttggggctttGGGGGAAGGAGGTTTTGAGACCAATTTCCTTGCAGGGGGAGCCAGGAGAGTCAGGATCTCCAGGGGTCCAAGGGGAGCCAGGTGGCAAGGTGAGTGATAGCTGGGAGGGACCCTCCCAACCCCCTTCATCTCCCTCAGCCCCATCTCTGCATTTCTGGTGAGCCTCTCTGAGCTGGAACTTCTCCCAGCTCAGGGTCTCTGCAAAGCCCGATCTGTGAGACTGAGTGGGCTCTGCCACCCTTTCCTTGATGGGAAGAGGGGCCAGGGGTCTTCCCATGGGCCTGACTTTCTGTATCCTTCCCACTGCCACTGACAGGGACTGGGTGGGGGAGGCTGGAGGGGTCTTGGGAACAAGATCCTGGTGGGAGCATCTGTGTCCTAACTCATCCCCCAGGGTCCACGTGGGGAGCGCGGGGAGAAAGGAGAGTCGGGGCAGCCAGGAGAAGCGGGACCACCAGGACCTAAAGGCCCCACAGGCGACGATGGCCCTAAAGGGAACCCTGTGAGTTTGGGGAGGATAAGAGGAGGGCCCTGTGAATGGGAGACCTGAGAATATGGGAGTGGAGCGTACAAGGGGTCCAAGACTGGGGGGATGCCTGGGAACGAGGCTGTAGGAATGAGATCTCCCAGGAGGGATATATGAGGTCTAGGATCCAAAGACAGAGATAAAGGAGAGAAGCCCCCTAGTTAGGCCTCTGAAAGTATTGGAGGGTGTGCAGTGAATGGGGTAGGGGACGGGAGGGGGTGCATGGAACCCTTTTCCTCGGGTGGGCACTGCCTGTAGGAGGAAGAGTGTGACGTGCCCATAGTGTCTGTGTTAGCTGTGGGGGGGGAGTTTGAGGGTTGTTCCTGACCTCTGTTTTCCCCTGGATTAGGGTCCTGTTGGTTTTCCTGGTGACCCTGGCCCCCCTGGAGAAGGTGGTCCTCGGGTGAGTATCccccagagaagggaaggggctCTTAGCGAGACTCTCTGCCTGGCTGACTGGGACTTGGGCATGGGAAGCTGTGGGTACGGCAGGGAAGGCAGAGGAATGGGAGAATCGGGGTAGTTTTGGGGGTGATGTCAGCTGGGTCACAGGACCCCCTCTGACCTTGCTTCCTCCTTGCAGGGTCAGGATGGTGCTAAGGGTGACTGTGGAGAGGATGGTGAGCCAGGACAGCCTGTGAGTGACCAGTGACCCTTCCCCCCAGATCTTCAGACTGTACCCCTCTTTTAGGCCCACTCCTGAAGGGTCCCTTGGCTGGAGGCTACAGACTCACGCACCCCTATTCCTCCCTCCCTAGGGATCCCCTGGTCCCACTGGGGAGAATGGACCTCCTGGACCACTTGGCAAGCGGGTGAGTGAGGGGAGGTGGTCACCTGGGAACTTGAGGGGCAGTCTTGGGGCAGGGAGCGGGAGGGTGGGGCCAGGGCAGGTGAGATGGGTGGGGTAGATGCTCGAGGCTGGTGTCTGGGTGGTCCTTGGGGTGGAGCACTggtgcatgcacatgtgtattTATTGGTGTATATTGGGTATATTTGTTCCTGGGTTTTGGAATGTATGTTCTTGCCAGGGCTGGTGTTTACCGACCAATCAGAATGGACACTGGAGGGGGGAGCTGCCAGGGCTTTCTGGAGGGGCCTCTGCTGTGTCAGGGACTAACCCTTTAGTTGCTAGGGCTGGAGGGGTGTGGGCAAGAGGCATCTTAATACCTGGAAGCTGTGCCTGTTCTTACTGCCTGGGGATTGCCTCTCTGCAACTGTGCCTGTGTATGATCCGGTGTGTGTCCCggggaaaggaaggggaaggagttGAACCCAGCTGCCCAGGGCCTcatcttctcttccctccttcctccatctGCAGGGTCCTGCGGGCACGCCTGGTCCTGAGGGGCGGCAAGGAGAGAAGGGAGCCAAGGTGAGGAGAGGCCGCCCCTTCCTGGGCACTGCTCCTCAGAGCCTCTGTCTCCAGATGCCAACCCAAAGTCCATCTGCCCTTATCAAGCCCCTTTGGGGCCCAGGGTTCTCCCATACTTGTTCTTGCCTCAGGGGCTCTTGGGGTTTTGGGCCCTTCTGCCTGCCTCACCCCTTCCACCTTGTGCCCCCACACACCTACCTGCAGCCCGCTCCCTTCCCGCTAGGACACATCCTTGTGTGTGTTTCAGGGGGATCCTGGTGCTGTGGGCGCCCCGGGAAAGACAGGCCCCGTGGGTCCTGCAGGCCCAGCAGGAAAACCTGGCCCTGATGGTCTGAGGGGGCTCCCAGGCTCAGTGGTGAGTCTGGAGTCAGGgcatgggctgggggtgggaggggggaaggagcaggggaggagtggggaatggggagaagtggggagagcctggtggggacacacctcctgATCCCTGGGGGCCCCTTGAATCTGCAGGGTCAGCAAGGCCGCCCTGGAGCCACAGGCCAGGCGGGGCCTCCAGGTCCTTTGGTGAGTGATTCTAGGTTGGGAGGGGTCAGTTGGGGGGTCGGGTTGAGAGTGGGGGCGCCCTGGGGCAGCAGGCAGCGGGCTGAAGCCCTGGAGGAAGTGGAAACAGTGGGGTGAGAATTGGTCCCACCTTTACCTGGAGAGAGTTACCTCCTGTCTCCCCACAGGGACCCCCAGGACTTCCTGGCCTCAGGGGCGATGCTGGAGCCAAGGGAGAGAAGGTGAGGGACAGCAACATGGGGCCAGGGGTATCTGTCCCCTCGGCCCAAGGGTTTTCCCCCACCTGCTGCAGGCATCCAGTGCCAAGTCCTCGGGGTCCTTGCTCAGTGGGGGCTACTCCAGCCCCTCCTCTTCCCTCAGCCCCTGTGCCTTGTCTCTCTTGGAGTCTTCTTGCCTCTGACCCTGTGAGTCTCCTTCTCCCCCTGCACCACCTGACCACCTGTCCCTTCTCCAGGGTCACCCAGGTCTCATTGGACTGATTGGGCCtcctggggagcagggagagaagGGTGATCGGGGACTTCCTGGCCCCCAGGGCTCCCCCGGACAGAAGGGAGAGACGGTGAGTGGAGGGGGTGGGCCTGGAAGGGCTGGAAGATGAGGTGGGGATGCgtgttggggtggggaaggggtagGGGTGGAGACTCGGCTGTAGGGTGAGGGGAGAGACTTTCAGGAGAGGGTCGGGCAGGACGACCCAGTTGAACCAGGCCCCTCCCCTTCCTAGGGGATCCCAGGAGCATCTGGCCCCATTGGTCCTGGAGGGCCCCCTGGCCTCCCCGTGAGTACCCCATCTGTTCCTCCAGTAAATCCCCTACACTTCTCTGCTCCCCTCTCCATAATCACCCCACGCCTCCCGTGGCAACCGCCAGCTTAAGGAGTGCAGCCCTCAGGACTCCCACGTGTCCTCtgcctcccagcccccacccagcacccccTG includes the following:
- the COL11A2 gene encoding collagen alpha-2(XI) chain isoform X6, with translation MYPGAPSSWDRRYCRPAMERCSCCHRLLLLVPLVLGLNAQAGAAPVDVLQALRFPSLPDGVRRARGICPADAAYRVSRPAQLSAPTRQLFPGGFPKDFSLLTVVRTRPGLQAPLLTLYSAQGVRQLVLELGRPVRFLYEDQTGRPEPPAQPVFRGLSLADGKWHHVAVAVKGQSVTLIVDCKKRVTRPLLRSARPVLDIHGVIIFGARILDEEVFEGDVQELIIVPGVQAAYESCERKELECEGTQRERPQNQQSHRVQRSPQQQSSRLHRPQNQEPQRQDPTLGEEEGILESSPLPPPEEAARGPRGLKGEKGEPAVLEPGMLVEGPPGPEGPAGLTGPPGIQGNPGPVGDPGERGPPGRAGLPGSDGAPGPPGTSLMLPFRFGSGGGEKGPVVAAQEAQAQAILQQARLALRGPPGPMGYTGRPGPLGQPGSPGLKGESGDLGPQGPRGPQGLSGPPGKAGRRGRAGADGARGMPGEPGVKGDRGFDGLPGLPGEKGHRGETGAQGLSGPPGEDGERGDDGEIGPRGLPGESGPRGLLGPKGPPGIPGPPGVRGMDGPHGPKGSLGPQGEPGPPGQQGTPGTQGLPGPQGAIGPHGEKGPQGKPGLPGMPGSDGPPGHPGKEGPPGTKGNQGPSGPQGPLGYPGPRGVKGVDGIRGLTGHKGEKGEDGFPGFKGDMGVKGDRGEVGVPGSRGEDGPEGPKGRTGPTGDPGPPGLMGEKGKLGVPGLPGYPGRQGPKGSLGFPGFPGASGEKGARGLSGKSGPRGERGPTGPRGQRGPRGATGKSGAKGTSGGDGPHGPPGERGLPGPQGPSGFPGPKGPPGPPGKDGLPGHPGQRGEVGFQGKTGPPGPPGVVGPQGAAGETGPMGERGHPGPPGPPGEQGLPGTAGKEGTKGDPGPPGAPGKDGPAGLRGFPGERGLPGTAGGPGLKGNEGPAGPPGPAGSPGERGAAGSGGPIGPPGRPGPQGPPGAAGEKGVPGEKGPIGPTGRDGVQGPVGLPGPAGPPGVAGEDGDKGEVGDPGQKGTKGNKGEHGPPGPPGPIGPVGQPGAAGADGEPGARGPQGHFGAKGDEGTRGFNGPPGPIGLQGLPGPLGEKGETGDVGPMGPPGPPGPRGPAGPNGADGPQGPPGGVGNLGPPGEKGEPGESGSPGVQGEPGGKGPRGERGEKGESGQPGEAGPPGPKGPTGDDGPKGNPGPVGFPGDPGPPGEGGPRGQDGAKGDCGEDGEPGQPGSPGPTGENGPPGPLGKRGPAGTPGPEGRQGEKGAKGDPGAVGAPGKTGPVGPAGPAGKPGPDGLRGLPGSVGQQGRPGATGQAGPPGPLGPPGLPGLRGDAGAKGEKGHPGLIGLIGPPGEQGEKGDRGLPGPQGSPGQKGETGIPGASGPIGPGGPPGLPGPAGPKGTKGATGPAGPKGEKGVQGPPGHPGPPGEVIQPLPIQMPKKTRRSVDGSRLMQEDEAVPTGGAPGSPGGLEEIFGSLDSLRDEIEQMRRPTGTQDSPARTCQDLKLCHPELPDGEYWVDPNQGCARDAFRVFCNFTAGGETCVVPRDDVTRFSYVDSEGSPVGVVQLTFLRLLSVSAHQDISYPCSGATHDGPLRLRGANEDELSPETSPYVKEFRDGCQTQQGRTVLEVRTPVLEQLPVLEASFSDLGAPSRRGGVLLGPVCFMG